The Enoplosus armatus isolate fEnoArm2 chromosome 5, fEnoArm2.hap1, whole genome shotgun sequence genome contains the following window.
ACCATGTACAAACCTAAGTTGGCTGTAGGCAGCATTGAGTGCCGAGGGCCTTCAGAAGAGGGCGCAAGAACAGTTCACTGGcaaatgtaaacaggaagtgtatatTGAAATTGACCATTCACCTTGATATGATGTCAGCAGGACTCCAGTTGCTTAagtattaaattatttttgttataaGCTGTTTTAGGCCATGTTTTGGGATGGGACACTAAATGCTGTATTATGCAGCATGCTAATTTAATTTACCAGTAATATTACACAATATAAACTCTTTGCAACATACATCACTTGCAAGTAACAGTATCTATCCATTGAATACTGCTGGTAATTGTTGCCAAGTGTAACaagaaagtagcagaaaaagagcaaaatgaaTACTGCCTACCAATCCACTGTGATAGCATTTGTATTGCAGTTGTTTCTGAATGGTAATAAAACTGTTCAGTTGCTTCACTGCTGCTCCTTACTGCCACTGGTGTGGAATAGGGTAAAAAAGATCTTCCTCCAGCCCATGGCATTTGCTAAGCCCTCCATGTCACTGGTAAACTCAGCACAGCAATTCCTCACAGTTTGCTCCCAAAACTTCTCAGAATTGCAGAGCTGTTACAGTCCAATCAGAGCAagagacaacaaaacacaatgaagaTATTTACAGTTGTGGTTATCAGTGTACAAATACATATGAGCACAAACGTACAtgccagagggagagagagcaaagtAGAAACTAAAACACAATCTCTGTGTCATCTACTATAGACAATACTGTACTGTTGTAAACGTATCATTTTAAGAGGCTCTCACCTTTCTGAATCTATGTGAAACCTGTGCAAGCAGTGTTGTATCTTTCAGCTGTATGTAGGACAGGATTCTGAGCAATATGTCATCAGGCAAGCGCTCCAGGTAATCAAACTTTCCTTGACAAAGTGATATTGTGTGTTCTAGGATCCTCTGCCCAAAAACAGCACCAACTTGTTCTACAGATGAGGAGCACAGCACAGCCTGGACGTTAAATTCTTAAAAACCTAACTAAGCGTTCTCTGTCAAATTATAGATTTCCATTGTTTAGGCACTGTAACACTTTGCCAGTGAAAGTAAAAATCTTTTTCAGTATCACTGATGTAATGTAAGGCTACTGGGCAGTGATTAGGTTTCTATTCTGATGAAGAAACCTTACGCTGTAGCATTTTCTGATGGAGGAAATCGTGATGGGATGTCTTCAGCTCTTTGGGTGCTGTGCCCCGGCATTCAAGTCGCACAGAAATCTTCCATGTTGTCCATCTTACCTTAAGTTAGAAGTAGGGCAGAATGAAGACTAACCAACAACCTGAGGCATGATGGTTTTAACTCACTGCAagattattatgtattatgtattattattatacatgcCTACTCTTTATACAACTCTTAAAGGTTACTGTATCATTTTGCCATTAGTTTACTGTTTACTTGATCACTCAATTCAACTTGAGATGTAAAAATTATACTGGATGTCTTTGTTCAATGTGCCAGAAAGTAGCCTACAAAGTACGTAATATTAGCCCAGCAAGGTAATATttaaagctaactagctagctaactaactagcTAAGTTTGTACTAACCTAGCTAAACTAGGTGAAAATTAGGCTAGCCTCAGTTACATATGCACAGTGGTTTTATCAACACTTAGCTTTTTACAATGTTATTCTTAGAGACTCTGCATTATAAATAGAAATTCAAACAAATAGTCTACCTCATTTTTGTTGATAACAAGTTGGACAAAATCTTTTGGAGGAGGTGGACCCTGACCACTAATTTCAAATAGATGCTCCCCGAGCAAGGACGCCATTTTGGACGCAGaattgtaaccatgacaactgaAAAGCAACTGAAATAACATTTACCCAACGGCAGAGGAAACAGTTTGATGGATGTTATGTCACAATGATGTGAGGTGATGAGAAAAGGTAATTCAGGATATCAAATTAATTTATAGAGATGattgttttatgtatgtttattaaagggggggggggggggggtcacgaCCCAGCGGATTGATACTTCATATTTGTGACAAGCTAATGTTACCAATGACTTCAGTGTTGCAGTGATTATCTTTGAAACCCGACAAATATAGCTCCATATTTTTGTCTGAATACTTTATAGTTACAGCTATATATTTACAGAGGATTACAGACTGTACTCTCAGTGGCAtcatttgcaaaaaaacaagcagataCCGAAAGCTAAAATCAGAGGTAACTAGTCCCTGAGCGGATGAATCACGCGGATGTATATTGCAGTTGTAGGCCCCTCAGCTGATGTGAAACTagcaggggaagagagagaaaagaggagctgGTGCACTGTCTGTTACAACTACAACACTGGAACAAATAGGTAACAACATTATACAAAAGGTAGAAATTTTGAGTGACATCTCAGCCAACAGTCTCTTGGACCTTCGAGACAATTCAATATCGAAATACATCGGAGGAATTATGATTCAGTGTTGCGAAAATATCTCGAATCCCGTTCCtgctttcctgtttttttgtgtctaaaAGGTATCAGAGGCCATTTCTTTTTGCTAGCTAGCGTTAACGTGCTAGCTGCTAGCTAGACAACTTGTAAATTTCCACAAAACTTGACAAAATTGTTCCCAAAAGACTGAATTCGTGAGTTGTAACGAGGCTGTTGTTTGTCTAATAAATCCCATTACCATCCTGTCGAGCTGGCAAAGCGTTAGCCAGCGACAACAAGGCTTGCTAATATTAATTAGCTTGCATGCCAAGGTTAGCTGGTAATAGCTATAACGCTCTTGTTTGGTTTGACAACGCTTAACGTCAGCTACGTGACTGCTCTGCAGTAGCTAATTCGGTATTGATAAGGTCAGTGGTTTATTATCAACCGGACAACTAGCTTAACGAATACCATCCAGTAACAATGGCGTGTCTAGCTAATGGtcaagtgtttatttttgtcagcTTACTGTTTGCGAGTGAACGGTCATTGAAGAAACATTTGCTATCTTATTTGGCTAAGCTAGCATTAGCTTGCTAATAATTAGCATCGATACTTGTCATTCTAGCAAAGATGTTAACCAAATAAGGTGCTTGGCGTTATTTTGCCCCTTTTGACCAAACTCTAAATAGGAAGTATGTACTTTGTTGACACGTTGCTTGTTAGAAGTCAATATGTTTTTCTGCCTGGTTAACATTAGCTAAAACGCTAGCCAGTGCTGTAGTGAGAGGCAGGCATTGGCCTTAAGTCTGCTTAGAAAACATTTAGTGATCCTcatagctagctaacgttagttagctATACTTGTGTACTTAAGATTCGCATTGACAGTAAGGGAGTGCTACTGGATCTGCCTGGTTACCTGTCGTCTTGACAGTTctgttattttgatttgatcATCCCGTTAAACAGTATAGAAGGCGAGCTAACTCGCGTAcgagacatgttttttttttctttaaacttgATCGTCAGCCAGACACAGACCAGTGTGTCATGGCAGTCAGAATACCAAGTTCGCTTAACGTTACGTTGTTTTACTGGTAGCCTGCTAGCTATATTACATTAAACCGCTTTCGGAAGACGGTCCAGCCGATGCTGCCATTTTCGATGTGTAGCTAATCTCAGGTGAACGTAATCGTTATTTGCCACTTAAGGCACTCGTCTTGACCATTCCGTAAACATTTCGCCGTTTCATACTACAAGGTGCAAACAAGGTAGCTGGTCGAATTTGGCAGTGCGTTTAGGTAGGAAGATAAATAGGTTGACACACCGGTACGCCAACTACGCATTTCCATGTAACCACTGCTACGTTAGCCAACGTAACTTTAACCAACGAGTCTCTGGTATGTCATTACTAGTCTTTTAGCGTTTTCCCGTCATCATATTCAATATACAGCGGTTACAGGCTTCGCTTTTGGGATGTATGAGTTTTTTGTGTGGATACGTATGCGACTAAGCTACTGTCAAAATGTATGGGACTTGCTAGGATATGAGTGGCTAAACATGCTAGTCGGTGGTGGTAGAGAACTACGTCAGAAATATAGGCCTCTGTAAATCATAGGTATAAAAATTGGACACTGTCGTGCTTGTTTAGTGGTGTGGTAATATAAACTTTGTACTGGCGAGTGTTTCAGGCTGCCGATCATTTGATGTGCTCAACTAATCACATTATACGCGAGTATGGTACACCAGTTGTCAGAATAGACGAATAAACAAAGACGAGGATGCACTGTCAGTGCAGGCCTAAAATGGCCCTGTGAGCTTGCCAAGTGTGGCGTATTTTTATGATCAATGATATCATTACTTAAACTCTAACTAAATGGGTAAATTAGTTATCTGTCATTTCTAGATGGTAAAAAGTATTTAGGTTGTGATTCAGTAGTCTTTGTGTATCTGTTGATAAAATCATAGTGCTGTGTTCAAAAGATATCAATCACTCCTGTTTTCAGTACCCTCATGTCATTGCCTAATGAAAATTTCAGATAAATTACACTTCTTCATATGTAAAAgccatttcttttcacatcaTGACAAAAATTATTACTACAACCTATCCCAACAACAAAGTCAGATTTCTATATGTAAAGGCATGTAATGGTCGTTTTAAAGAACATAAACATTAGTtgatatatttaaaacaaatttgaCTCTTTGAAAGTGATTCTCTTTTTATGTGGTTTGTTTGACTTGTAGTCTGCCCAATGGTAGGGTTATTTTGATTTGTCTGTGACAAATGTGAGTCTTGGGTTGTTGTATTTATATTGTAAAGTGATATTCTGATTATgatgattattgttatttgaTGAATGCCAGTGGTCCTTCCTGTCAAAGGGTTAAAAGTACAATGTATAACAAAAAGTCAAGGAAACTCGGTGATAGCTTTACAGTATAGGCCAATCTGTACTCATGAGACAGGGTGACAAAATTGTTGTATGAAGTGCTGTCTCTTACAACAATTATTATAATTTGATACAGACATAGTTAATGATTAAGGTCATTTAGTGGTTTACTGTAAGTGGTTCACATAAGTATCAATTTTGTTGTGACTATTCTTGGGTGATGGCTTGCAGACTGGAGAAAGCAAGAGGGTGCTGGAAACAAACTAAGCTGTTTGTAGTTTAAGCTTATTACTGacttaattaaatatttttgattCTAGAAAcctattgtgtgtgtatatatggtTTATAGAATCATTTGAAGACTTATTCCACAGCTTTTGATTGTATCAACTGAGTTGTGTCCTGAGATGTACGAACTAAGAAAAATTTATGAGAGTCATGCCCCTCATCATCTCAAATGGGCTAGAGAGGTGAACTTGATGGTGCTAAAGCTCTATTAGCTGTCACCTACAGCACAGCAACTTATTTTAAACCACAGACAACCCAGTGGTTGTAGGAAAGCAAAATGAGGCTCACCATTGCATTTAGTCAATATTCTTAtgtggtttctttcttttgttgcagTGAATGGTAGTGTCTAGAAAGGGTATGTCCCTTCAGGAGAGAGGTGCCAATGTCCAACCGGCCTAATTCCAATCCAGGGGGGTCACTGCGCCGTTCACAGAGGAACACTGCTGCGGCCCAGCCACAAGACCACACAGTCGCGGGAAGGTGAGTCTGCCTGTACACTTACTGTTCAGTTCTAGTTAAAATCTTAATCCAAAGTAAGAGGCAGTAATCATGGTTTCTGAGGAAAATTAGTTGGGGTTTTCTTGAAGGGAGCGACAAATGAGGGGTGTTTAGTAGAGGggtatttgtatttaattcaTGAGTGGTATTTGTCTGTAGTTACTTGGAATTTTAACTTAATGCAGAATGGTTACATTAGCATCTTTGATCAAAGGGGAAGCTTATCTTGTGTTCTTTTATCATAGTCAAATGGTGATTAACTCTGTTTTAGCTGTTTTCTTGCTACTCCAGAGGATATGCATATGTAGCCAAAATGATTTGGGGATTGATCAAGTCTCTCTTTTATGTGGCTTAATTACAGAAACCCACACTGTCACTTGCTCTTTAATTTCCAACCTTACAGGTTGCAGTCAGAGCAGGTAAAACATAAAGCAAATTCCCCACCTGAAAGTAGAAGACCTAATTCTAAGGCTTCCAAAGCCACAGCCAGCTCAGCCACTGGCCAGTCCAGAGGGCACAGCTCAAGAAGGTACCCCTCCTCTCTATTTGGTGCttattgtgtgtgcgtgtgtttgttggtATTGTATTGTACACCTTTTGGGTTTTGTTCTAAATCTGAATGAGTACAGTGAATGTGGCATTGTAAATCATTACTCTTCACGGTTTGAGGATTTTTCTGAGACGTTTTGTTGTCCCTCTTGCTCCCTGGCAGAAGCGGTCTTACTCTGTCCGTGGCTTCATTTGTGTTGCAAGACGAGCCAGAGGCTGCAGGGACATCTGAACAAGAGCGACCAGGCCACCAGTCAAAGAGTGAAGGCACCCGAGGACTGAAGAGAAGTGAAGCTCCTGACCAAATTAGTACCTTCGGACCGACCCCTGCCAAGAAGCCCAAATCGCTCCCACCCCCCAGAGACAATACCTCAGAGACCAAGAAAGGCCCAGCCAAGTCCAAGAAGAGATCACTTGCTTCAGAACCACCTGCATCGTCAGGTCGAGGTCAGAGCAAGAAGAGCGGGGCCGCTGGGGCCTCACCAATTCAGAAACGGAAGAAAGCAGACTCTCTCCCCGGTCTAAGTAGCACCGCTGGGTCCCTCCCCAATCGTACAGAGGGCAGAACTGCAAAACCCACCAAGCTGGCGTCTAAATCGGCCGCCTCAGCCAAAGCTGGGTGTAGCAACGTGAcggactcctcctcctctgcctccacctcttcctcttcctccaccacagGCACCAACAGCGCCACCACGCAGGGTGCCCGAGTTAAACAGGGAAAAGATCAGACCAAGGCACGACGCTCTCGCTCAGCCTCAAGCCCCTCCCCACGTCGCAGTACTCGTGATAAGGAGCAGGCCAAAACCGCCAGCTCTTCAAAATTTGAGTGGGCAGCACGCTTCAACCCCAAAGTCAACCTGCCAAAACCTAAACTGTCCTTGCCTGGATCCTCCAAAAC
Protein-coding sequences here:
- the fbxo36a gene encoding F-box only protein 36a, giving the protein MASLLGEHLFEISGQGPPPPKDFVQLVINKNEVRWTTWKISVRLECRGTAPKELKTSHHDFLHQKMLQQQVGAVFGQRILEHTISLCQGKFDYLERLPDDILLRILSYIQLKDTTLLAQVSHRFRKLCNSEKFWEQTVRNCCAEFTSDMEGLANAMGWRKIFFTLFHTSGSKEQQ